In Shinella sp. XGS7, a single genomic region encodes these proteins:
- the rplK gene encoding 50S ribosomal protein L11: protein MAKKIVGFIKLQIPAGKANPSPPIGPALGQRGINIMEFCKSFNAQTQSYEPGLKLPVVITAFADKSFTFVIKSPPATVLLKKAAKIEKGSQRPHLDKVGKLTRAQLEEIVKTKQKDLTAADLDAGVRTIAGSARSMGIIVEGV from the coding sequence ATGGCCAAGAAGATTGTCGGCTTCATCAAGCTGCAAATCCCGGCTGGCAAGGCAAACCCGTCCCCGCCGATCGGCCCGGCGCTTGGTCAGCGTGGCATTAACATCATGGAATTCTGCAAGTCGTTCAACGCCCAGACGCAGAGCTATGAGCCGGGCCTGAAGCTGCCGGTGGTGATCACCGCCTTCGCGGACAAGAGCTTCACCTTCGTGATCAAGTCGCCCCCGGCGACCGTGCTGCTGAAGAAGGCCGCCAAGATCGAGAAGGGTTCGCAGCGTCCTCATCTGGACAAGGTCGGCAAGCTGACCCGCGCCCAGCTGGAAGAGATCGTGAAGACCAAGCAGAAGGACCTGACCGCGGCCGATCTGGACGCTGGCGTGCGCACCATCGCTGGTTCTGCCCGTTCGATGGGCATCATCGTGGAGGGTGTGTGA
- the rpoB gene encoding DNA-directed RNA polymerase subunit beta, whose product MAQTTPYSYTERKRIRKSFGKRASVLNVPYLLTMQKDSYVAFLQKDVPPAKRKPEGLQAAFLSAFPIVSHNGFVEMKFLEYNIAKPPFDTRECQQRGLTYAAAVRARLQMIIYDRESPQAKTVKEIKEQEVYMGEVPLMTDYGSFIVNGTERVIVSQLHRSPGVFFEHDKGKTHSSGKLLFSARIIPYRGSWLDFEFDPKDILYFRVDRRRKMPVTILLKAIGLNPEQILAHFFVFDNFRLMDSGAQMEFVADRLKGEVARFDITDKSGNVLVEKDKRITARHVRQLEQSGTQHITVPEDFLVGRVLAKNMVDGDTGEIIAKANDELTDSLLKKLRQAGIKDIQCLYTNELDEGAYISQTLASDETSEQLAARVAIYRMMRPGEPPTEDAVEALFNRLFYSTDTYDLSRVGRMKFNARVGRDTPEGNMNLSNDDILAVVKMLVELRDGKGEIDDIDNLGNRRVRSVGELMENQYRLGLLRMERAIKERMSSIEIDTVMPQDLINAKPAAAAVREFFGSSQLSQFMDQVNPLSEITHKRRLSALGPGGLTRERAGFEVRDVHPTHYGRICPIETPEGPNIGLINSLATFARVNKYGFIESPYRKIVDGKVTNEVVYLSAMEEAKYHVAQANSVLEADNSFSEEFVVCRHAGEVMLAPRDQINLMDVSPKQLVSVAAALIPFLENDDANRALMGSNMQRQAVPLLRAEAPFVGTGMEPVVARDSGAAIAARRGGVVDQVDATRIVIRATEDLDPSKSGVDIYRLQKFQRSNQNTCVNQRPLVTVGDVLNKGDIIADGPSTDLGDLALGRNALVAFMPWNGYNYEDSILMSERIVSDDVFTSIHIEEFEVMARDTKLGPEEITRDIPNVSEEALKNLDEAGIVYIGAEVQPGDILVGKITPKGESPMTPEEKLLRAIFGEKASDVRDTSMRMPPGTFGTVVEVRVFNREGIQRDKRAQQIIDDELKRFRLDLNDQLRIVEADAFDRIEKLLIGKIANGGPKKISKGTVISKDYLAEVEKFHWFDIRPAEDDVANQLESIKNSLEQTRHSFDLAFEEKRKKLTQGDEMPPGVMKMVKVFVAVKRKIQPGDKMAGRHGNKGVVSRILPIEDMPFLEDGTHVDICLNPLGVPSRMNVGQVLEVHLGWAGKGIGLRIGDMLQEQAKVAELRKFLDELYNGHGGKSENLDELSDDEVVEMARNLAKGVTFATPVFDGAKEEEIRAMLKLAYPDDIAAKKGLTPTRTQAYLYDGRTGEPFDRKVTVGYMYMIKLNHLVDDKIHARSIGPYSLVTQQPLGGKAQFGGQRFGEMEVWALEAYGAAYTLQEMLTVKSDDVAGRTKVYEAIVRGDDTFEAGIPESFNVLVKEMRSLGLSVELENSKVDPAAEAGQLPDAAE is encoded by the coding sequence ATGGCGCAAACAACCCCCTACAGCTATACCGAGCGCAAGCGTATCCGCAAGAGCTTCGGCAAGCGTGCTAGCGTTCTCAACGTGCCCTATCTGCTGACCATGCAGAAGGATTCGTACGTTGCCTTCCTGCAGAAGGACGTTCCTCCCGCCAAGCGCAAGCCCGAAGGCTTGCAGGCAGCCTTCCTCTCGGCGTTCCCGATCGTGTCGCACAACGGGTTCGTGGAGATGAAGTTCCTCGAATACAACATTGCCAAGCCGCCGTTCGACACTCGCGAGTGCCAGCAGCGCGGCCTGACCTATGCAGCCGCCGTGCGTGCACGCCTGCAGATGATCATCTACGACCGTGAGTCGCCCCAGGCGAAGACCGTCAAGGAGATCAAGGAGCAAGAGGTCTATATGGGCGAAGTGCCCCTGATGACCGACTATGGCTCCTTCATCGTCAATGGCACCGAGCGTGTCATCGTTTCGCAGCTGCATCGCTCGCCCGGCGTGTTCTTCGAGCACGACAAGGGCAAGACCCACTCGTCCGGCAAGCTGCTGTTCAGCGCCCGCATCATTCCCTACCGCGGCTCCTGGCTGGACTTCGAGTTCGACCCGAAGGACATCCTGTACTTCCGCGTCGACCGCCGTCGCAAGATGCCGGTCACCATCCTGCTCAAGGCCATCGGCCTGAACCCCGAGCAGATCCTGGCCCACTTCTTCGTGTTCGACAACTTCCGTCTGATGGACTCCGGTGCCCAGATGGAATTCGTGGCCGACCGCCTGAAGGGTGAAGTCGCCCGCTTCGACATCACGGACAAGAGCGGCAATGTGCTGGTCGAGAAGGACAAGCGCATCACCGCCCGCCATGTGCGTCAGCTGGAGCAGTCCGGCACCCAGCACATCACCGTGCCGGAAGACTTCCTGGTCGGCCGCGTGCTGGCCAAGAACATGGTGGACGGCGACACCGGCGAGATCATCGCCAAGGCCAATGACGAGCTGACCGACAGCCTGCTGAAGAAGCTGCGCCAGGCCGGCATCAAGGACATCCAGTGCCTGTACACCAACGAGCTGGATGAAGGCGCCTACATCAGCCAGACCCTGGCCTCGGACGAAACCTCCGAGCAGCTGGCTGCCCGCGTCGCCATCTATCGCATGATGCGTCCCGGCGAGCCGCCTACGGAAGACGCCGTCGAGGCCCTGTTCAACCGCCTGTTCTACAGCACCGACACCTACGACCTGAGCCGCGTCGGCCGGATGAAGTTCAACGCCCGCGTGGGCCGCGACACGCCGGAAGGCAATATGAACTTGTCGAACGACGACATTCTTGCCGTCGTGAAGATGCTGGTCGAGCTGCGCGACGGCAAGGGCGAGATCGACGACATCGACAACCTCGGCAACCGCCGCGTCCGTTCGGTCGGCGAGCTGATGGAGAACCAGTACCGTCTCGGCCTGCTGCGCATGGAGCGCGCGATCAAGGAACGCATGTCCTCGATCGAGATCGACACGGTCATGCCGCAGGACCTGATCAACGCGAAGCCGGCGGCCGCCGCCGTTCGCGAATTCTTCGGTTCCTCGCAGCTCTCGCAGTTCATGGACCAGGTGAACCCGCTGTCGGAAATCACCCACAAGCGCCGTCTTTCGGCTCTTGGCCCGGGTGGTCTGACCCGCGAGCGCGCCGGCTTCGAAGTGCGCGACGTTCACCCGACCCACTACGGCCGTATCTGCCCGATCGAAACGCCGGAAGGCCCGAACATCGGTCTGATCAACTCGCTCGCCACCTTCGCCCGCGTCAACAAGTACGGCTTCATCGAAAGCCCGTACCGCAAGATCGTCGACGGCAAGGTCACGAACGAGGTGGTCTACCTCTCCGCCATGGAAGAGGCCAAGTACCACGTCGCCCAGGCCAACTCGGTGCTCGAAGCCGACAACTCGTTCTCGGAAGAGTTCGTCGTCTGCCGTCACGCCGGCGAAGTCATGCTCGCCCCGCGCGACCAGATCAACCTCATGGACGTTTCGCCGAAGCAGCTCGTTTCGGTCGCGGCCGCGCTCATCCCGTTCCTCGAGAACGACGACGCGAACCGCGCGCTCATGGGCTCGAACATGCAGCGTCAGGCCGTGCCGCTCCTGCGGGCGGAAGCTCCGTTCGTCGGCACCGGCATGGAGCCGGTCGTCGCCCGTGACTCGGGCGCCGCCATCGCGGCCCGCCGCGGCGGTGTCGTCGACCAGGTCGACGCGACCCGTATCGTTATCCGCGCCACCGAAGACCTCGATCCGTCGAAGTCGGGCGTCGATATCTACCGCCTGCAGAAGTTCCAGCGTTCCAACCAGAACACCTGCGTCAACCAGCGCCCGCTGGTCACCGTCGGCGACGTTCTGAACAAGGGCGACATCATCGCGGACGGTCCGTCGACCGACCTCGGCGACCTCGCGCTCGGCCGCAACGCGCTCGTCGCGTTCATGCCGTGGAACGGCTACAACTACGAAGACTCGATCCTGATGTCCGAACGCATCGTCTCCGACGACGTGTTCACCTCGATCCACATCGAGGAATTCGAAGTCATGGCCCGCGACACCAAGCTGGGCCCGGAAGAAATCACGCGCGACATTCCGAACGTTTCGGAAGAAGCGCTGAAGAACCTCGACGAAGCCGGTATCGTCTATATCGGTGCAGAGGTTCAGCCGGGCGACATCCTGGTCGGCAAGATCACCCCGAAGGGCGAAAGCCCGATGACGCCGGAAGAAAAGCTCCTGCGCGCCATCTTCGGTGAAAAGGCCTCCGACGTTCGCGACACCTCCATGCGCATGCCGCCCGGCACCTTCGGCACGGTCGTCGAAGTTCGCGTCTTCAACCGTGAAGGCATCCAGCGCGACAAGCGCGCCCAGCAGATCATCGACGATGAGCTCAAGCGCTTCCGCCTGGACCTGAATGACCAGCTGCGCATCGTCGAGGCCGACGCCTTCGACCGTATCGAGAAGCTGCTGATCGGCAAGATCGCCAATGGCGGTCCCAAGAAGATCAGCAAGGGCACGGTCATCTCCAAGGACTACCTGGCCGAGGTCGAGAAGTTCCACTGGTTCGACATCCGTCCCGCCGAGGACGATGTGGCCAACCAGCTGGAGTCGATCAAGAACTCGCTGGAGCAGACCCGCCACAGCTTCGACCTCGCCTTCGAAGAGAAGCGCAAGAAGCTCACGCAAGGCGACGAAATGCCCCCGGGCGTCATGAAGATGGTCAAGGTCTTCGTCGCTGTGAAGCGCAAGATCCAGCCGGGCGACAAGATGGCCGGCCGTCACGGCAACAAGGGTGTCGTCTCGCGCATCCTGCCGATCGAGGACATGCCGTTCCTCGAAGACGGCACGCATGTCGACATCTGCTTGAACCCGCTGGGCGTGCCTTCGCGCATGAACGTCGGTCAGGTGCTGGAAGTGCATCTGGGCTGGGCCGGCAAGGGCATCGGCCTGCGCATCGGCGACATGCTGCAGGAGCAGGCCAAGGTGGCCGAGCTGCGCAAGTTCCTGGACGAGCTCTACAACGGCCATGGCGGCAAGAGCGAGAACCTGGACGAGCTGAGCGACGACGAGGTCGTCGAGATGGCGCGCAACCTGGCCAAGGGTGTGACCTTCGCGACCCCGGTGTTCGACGGCGCCAAGGAAGAAGAGATCCGCGCCATGCTGAAGCTGGCCTACCCGGACGATATCGCCGCGAAGAAGGGCCTGACCCCGACCCGCACCCAGGCGTATCTCTACGACGGCCGTACGGGCGAGCCCTTCGACCGCAAGGTCACCGTCGGCTACATGTACATGATCAAGCTGAACCACCTCGTGGACGACAAGATCCACGCCCGTTCGATCGGCCCGTACTCGCTCGTTACCCAGCAGCCGCTGGGCGGCAAGGCGCAGTTCGGCGGCCAGCGCTTCGGGGAAATGGAGGTCTGGGCGCTCGAAGCCTACGGCGCCGCCTACACGCTGCAGGAAATGCTGACCGTGAAGTCGGACGACGTCGCGGGCCGCACCAAGGTGTACGAGGCGATCGTGCGTGGCGACGACACATTCGAAGCGGGCATTCCGGAGAGCTTCAACGTTCTCGTCAAGGAAATGCGCTCGCTCGGTCTGTCGGTCGAGCTCGAGAACTCCAAGGTCGACCCCGCTGCGGAAGCCGGCCAGCTTCCCGACGCGGCGGAATAA
- the rplA gene encoding 50S ribosomal protein L1 — protein MAKLTKKQKALQGKVETTKLYGLGDALDLVKSLATAKFDESIDVAVQLGIDAKKSDQVVRGAVVLPHGTGKTKRVAVFARGAKADEAKAAGADIVGAEELVEIVQGGKIDFDRCIATPDMMPLVGRLGKVLGPRGMMPNPKVGTVTMDVAGAVKASKGGAVEFRVEKAGIIHAGIGKASFDTDKLQDNLRALVEALNKAKPASSKGVYLRKVAVSSTMGVGARVEIASINASAAAA, from the coding sequence ATGGCTAAGCTGACCAAGAAGCAAAAGGCCCTGCAGGGCAAGGTCGAGACGACCAAGCTGTACGGTCTGGGCGATGCCCTGGATCTGGTGAAGAGCCTGGCCACCGCCAAGTTCGACGAGTCGATCGACGTCGCTGTCCAGCTGGGCATCGATGCCAAGAAGTCGGATCAGGTCGTTCGTGGCGCCGTCGTGCTGCCGCACGGCACCGGCAAGACCAAGCGCGTCGCCGTCTTCGCCCGTGGCGCCAAGGCTGACGAAGCCAAGGCTGCCGGCGCAGACATCGTTGGCGCCGAAGAGCTCGTCGAAATCGTCCAGGGCGGCAAGATCGACTTCGATCGTTGCATCGCGACCCCGGACATGATGCCGCTCGTCGGCCGTCTCGGTAAGGTTCTCGGCCCGCGCGGCATGATGCCGAACCCGAAGGTCGGCACCGTCACCATGGACGTTGCAGGCGCCGTCAAGGCATCCAAGGGCGGTGCTGTCGAGTTCCGCGTCGAGAAGGCTGGTATCATCCACGCCGGCATCGGCAAGGCTTCCTTCGACACCGACAAGCTGCAGGACAACCTGCGTGCTCTGGTTGAGGCCCTGAACAAGGCCAAGCCGGCTTCCAGCAAGGGTGTCTACCTGCGCAAGGTCGCCGTGTCTTCCACCATGGGCGTTGGCGCCCGCGTGGAAATCGCCTCGATCAACGCCTCGGCTGCTGCAGCCTAA
- the rplJ gene encoding 50S ribosomal protein L10 has product MSLNRNEKAAVVSEVAAQAAKSQTLALAEYRGLTVEALNKLRVNARAQGVYLHVLKNTLARRAVAGTSFEAASESMVGPLIYGFSEDAVAAAKVIADFAKTNDKLVIKGGAYGGKALDVNGVKALAAVPSKEVLLSQIAGLLKSPVQRTAAVLAALAQQKGGGEQAAEAPAAA; this is encoded by the coding sequence TTGAGTCTCAATCGCAACGAGAAAGCAGCCGTTGTGTCGGAAGTGGCAGCGCAAGCCGCCAAGTCCCAGACGCTGGCGCTGGCCGAGTACCGTGGCCTCACCGTGGAAGCCCTGAACAAGCTGCGCGTCAATGCGCGTGCCCAAGGCGTGTATCTTCATGTGCTGAAGAACACCCTGGCACGTCGTGCTGTCGCCGGCACCTCGTTCGAGGCTGCTTCGGAGAGCATGGTCGGTCCGCTGATCTACGGCTTTTCGGAAGACGCTGTCGCGGCTGCCAAAGTCATCGCTGACTTTGCCAAGACCAACGACAAGCTCGTCATCAAGGGTGGTGCCTACGGCGGCAAGGCTCTGGACGTCAATGGCGTGAAGGCGCTGGCGGCTGTCCCGAGCAAGGAAGTCCTGCTGTCGCAGATCGCTGGCCTGCTCAAGTCGCCGGTGCAGCGCACCGCGGCCGTGCTGGCTGCCCTGGCTCAGCAAAAGGGTGGTGGCGAACAAGCCGCCGAAGCCCCCGCTGCTGCCTGA
- the rplL gene encoding 50S ribosomal protein L7/L12, producing the protein MAFDKDAFLAALDSMTVLELNDLVKAIEEKFGVSAASMAAPAAGGAAAGGAAAAEEKTEFTVVLTEAGANKVGVIKAVREITGLGLKEAKDLVDGAPKPVKEGIAKADAEAAKKKLEEAGAKVELK; encoded by the coding sequence ATGGCATTCGACAAAGACGCTTTCCTGGCTGCCCTGGACAGCATGACCGTTCTGGAACTGAACGACCTGGTCAAGGCAATTGAAGAGAAGTTCGGCGTGTCCGCCGCTTCGATGGCTGCTCCGGCTGCTGGCGGCGCTGCTGCTGGTGGCGCTGCTGCCGCTGAAGAGAAGACCGAGTTCACCGTCGTGCTGACCGAAGCCGGCGCCAACAAGGTGGGCGTGATCAAGGCCGTGCGCGAAATCACCGGCCTGGGCCTGAAGGAAGCCAAGGACCTGGTCGACGGCGCTCCGAAGCCCGTCAAGGAAGGCATTGCCAAGGCCGACGCCGAAGCCGCCAAGAAGAAGCTGGAAGAAGCCGGCGCCAAGGTCGAACTCAAGTAA
- the secE gene encoding preprotein translocase subunit SecE — MSNPQVETVTTGADKVKLAGAVLLLIAALVAFYALSKQGALAQWAALLVLLAAAAGAFFTSESGKSLIAYGQDSIKEVRKVVWPTHKEARQMTLYVFAFVVVMALFLWLTDKTLEWVLYDLVLGWKR, encoded by the coding sequence ATGTCCAATCCTCAAGTCGAAACGGTCACGACCGGCGCTGACAAGGTCAAGCTGGCTGGCGCCGTGCTGCTGCTGATTGCTGCGCTGGTGGCGTTCTACGCCCTCAGCAAGCAGGGCGCGCTGGCGCAGTGGGCGGCCCTGCTGGTGCTGCTGGCTGCCGCTGCGGGGGCCTTCTTCACCTCGGAATCCGGCAAGTCCCTGATCGCCTACGGTCAGGACTCGATCAAGGAAGTCCGCAAGGTGGTGTGGCCCACCCACAAGGAGGCGCGTCAGATGACTCTGTACGTGTTTGCCTTCGTGGTGGTGATGGCCTTGTTCCTGTGGCTGACCGACAAGACGCTGGAATGGGTGTTGTACGACCTGGTCCTGGGCTGGAAGCGCTGA
- the tuf gene encoding elongation factor Tu, which translates to MAKGKFERNKPHVNIGTIGHVDHGKTSLTAAITKYFGEFKAYDQIDAAPEEKARGITISTAHVEYETANRHYAHVDCPGHADYVKNMITGAAQMDGAILVCSAADGPMPQTREHILLARQVGVPAIVVFLNKVDQVDDAELLELVELEVRELLSSYDFPGDDIPIVKGSALAALEDSNKEIGENAIRKLMEEVDAYIPTPERPIDQPFLMPIEDVFSISGRGTVVTGRVERGIVKVGEEIEIVGIRPTTKTTCTGVEMFRKLLDQGQAGDNIGALLRGVNRDGVERGQILCKPGSVKPHKKFKAEAYILTKEEGGRHTPFFTNYRPQFYFRTTDVTGIVTLPEGTEMVMPGDNVTVDVELIVPIAMEEKLRFAIREGGRTVGAGIVASIVE; encoded by the coding sequence ATGGCAAAAGGTAAGTTTGAGCGCAACAAGCCTCACGTAAACATCGGCACGATCGGCCACGTTGACCATGGCAAGACGTCGCTGACGGCAGCGATCACGAAGTACTTCGGCGAGTTCAAGGCGTACGACCAGATCGACGCTGCCCCGGAAGAAAAGGCGCGCGGCATCACCATCTCGACGGCACACGTCGAATACGAGACGGCGAACCGTCACTACGCCCACGTTGACTGCCCCGGCCACGCCGACTACGTCAAGAACATGATCACCGGTGCTGCCCAGATGGACGGCGCGATCCTGGTTTGCTCGGCTGCCGACGGCCCGATGCCGCAGACGCGCGAGCACATCCTGCTCGCCCGTCAGGTTGGCGTTCCGGCCATCGTCGTGTTCCTCAACAAGGTCGACCAGGTTGACGACGCCGAACTTCTCGAGCTCGTCGAGCTTGAAGTTCGCGAACTTCTGTCGTCCTACGATTTCCCGGGCGACGACATTCCGATCGTCAAGGGTTCGGCTCTTGCCGCTCTCGAAGACTCGAACAAGGAAATCGGCGAGAACGCCATCCGCAAGCTGATGGAAGAAGTCGACGCGTACATCCCGACGCCGGAGCGTCCGATCGACCAGCCGTTCCTGATGCCGATCGAAGACGTGTTCTCGATCTCGGGCCGCGGTACGGTTGTTACGGGTCGCGTTGAGCGCGGTATCGTGAAGGTCGGTGAAGAAATCGAAATCGTCGGCATCCGTCCGACGACGAAGACGACCTGCACGGGCGTTGAAATGTTCCGCAAGCTGCTCGACCAGGGCCAGGCCGGCGACAACATCGGTGCGCTGCTGCGCGGTGTGAACCGTGACGGCGTCGAGCGTGGCCAGATCCTGTGTAAGCCGGGTTCGGTCAAGCCGCACAAGAAGTTCAAGGCAGAAGCCTACATCCTGACGAAGGAAGAAGGCGGCCGTCATACGCCGTTCTTCACGAACTACCGTCCGCAGTTCTACTTCCGCACGACGGACGTTACGGGCATCGTAACGCTTCCGGAAGGCACGGAAATGGTTATGCCGGGCGACAACGTCACGGTTGACGTCGAGCTGATCGTTCCGATCGCGATGGAAGAAAAGCTGCGCTTCGCTATCCGCGAAGGCGGCCGTACCGTCGGCGCAGGCATCGTTGCCTCCATCGTCGAGTAA
- the nusG gene encoding transcription termination/antitermination protein NusG — protein sequence MPKRWYVLHAYSGMEKAVERNLRERIDRAGMQEKFGRILVPTEEVVELKNGKKAVSERRFFPGYVFVEMVMEDDTWHLVKHTSKVTGFIGGAKNRPAPISEAEVMKIVNQMQEGIEKPRPKVEWTVGEIVRVKEGPFTDFNGSVEEVNYDKSKVRVSVTIFGRATPVELDFGQVEKV from the coding sequence CTGCCCAAGCGCTGGTACGTGCTGCATGCCTATTCCGGCATGGAGAAGGCCGTCGAGCGCAATCTGCGTGAGCGCATCGACCGCGCCGGCATGCAGGAGAAGTTCGGCCGCATCCTGGTGCCGACCGAAGAAGTCGTCGAGCTGAAGAACGGCAAGAAGGCCGTGTCCGAGCGCCGCTTCTTCCCGGGTTATGTTTTCGTCGAAATGGTGATGGAAGACGACACCTGGCACTTGGTGAAGCACACCTCCAAGGTGACGGGCTTCATCGGCGGCGCCAAGAACCGCCCGGCTCCGATCTCGGAGGCTGAGGTGATGAAGATCGTCAACCAGATGCAGGAAGGCATCGAGAAGCCCCGGCCCAAGGTCGAGTGGACGGTGGGCGAGATCGTGCGCGTCAAGGAAGGTCCCTTCACCGACTTCAACGGCTCGGTGGAAGAGGTCAACTACGACAAGTCCAAGGTCCGCGTGTCGGTCACCATTTTCGGCCGCGCCACGCCGGTCGAGCTGGACTTCGGTCAGGTGGAGAAGGTTTGA